One stretch of Thermoleophilaceae bacterium DNA includes these proteins:
- a CDS encoding peptidoglycan-binding domain-containing protein gives MTAAALRRALPACALTALLPLVAAPAALAHFGDKTLRMGSRGHDVKVLQSWLTHLGFDTGVDGVFGPSTRRAVRRFERHEQLRVDGVMSRSEEALIRKRMAALVSTPAGPTVPGAVARLASDGHTALAPATAPEAVKQVIAAANQITHTHYRYGGGHGRGFNDTAFDCSGSVSHALHGANLVTRPLDSTQFERWGARGRGQWITVYANSGHAYMIVAGLRFDTSGAGENGPRWRPQHRSSRGYVARHPLGL, from the coding sequence ATGACAGCTGCCGCGTTGCGGCGCGCGCTTCCCGCCTGCGCCCTCACGGCACTCCTGCCGTTAGTTGCGGCTCCTGCCGCCCTCGCCCACTTCGGCGACAAGACGCTGCGCATGGGGTCGCGCGGCCACGACGTGAAGGTGCTCCAGTCCTGGCTCACGCATCTCGGCTTCGATACCGGCGTGGACGGTGTGTTCGGACCCAGCACGCGCCGGGCCGTCCGCCGCTTCGAACGGCACGAGCAGCTTCGCGTGGATGGCGTGATGAGCCGGAGCGAGGAGGCGCTTATCCGCAAGCGCATGGCGGCACTCGTGTCCACCCCCGCTGGGCCCACCGTGCCCGGCGCCGTGGCGAGGCTCGCGAGCGACGGCCATACGGCGCTCGCGCCGGCCACCGCGCCGGAGGCGGTGAAGCAGGTGATCGCCGCCGCCAATCAGATCACGCACACCCACTACCGCTACGGCGGCGGCCACGGGCGCGGCTTCAACGACACGGCCTTCGACTGCTCCGGTTCCGTGAGCCACGCGCTTCACGGCGCCAATCTCGTCACCCGGCCGCTCGACTCCACACAGTTCGAGCGCTGGGGTGCACGCGGGCGCGGCCAGTGGATCACCGTCTACGCGAACTCGGGCCACGCGTACATGATCGTGGCGGGCCTGCGCTTCGACACGTCGGGGGCGGGCGAGAACGGGCCGCGCTGGCGGCCGCAGCACCGGTCGAGCCGCGGTTACGTGGCACGGCATCCGCTCGGGCTGTAG
- a CDS encoding AAA family ATPase has protein sequence MLDVRLAGGLAVAADGEELPAPASRRARSLLAYLALRPGPQSRAQLAARFWPEVLDESARASLRVALTELRQALGAAASHLVATRDTVALEGADLRVDTRAFDEALARGDVTAALAACSGEILDGFEDEWALDARRQHAERLAEALEHAAASTDDPLEAIRLTRAQVTLDPLAEAANRRLIERLAAAGDRAAALAAGRQFTERLRAQLGIPPSPETRALIDALRRPEVPPIPPPAAVTRAHDTQFVGRHAELDRLRASWGGVQMHSDRRVVLVAGEPGVGKTRLVGHFASAALDEGATVLLGRCSEEPLAPFEPFAEGLRQAGAAEALRPGDSEDAGARHRLFDTVDATLSQIASRAPLLLVLDDLQWADPGTLLLLTFLVRSPRPGPLLVLGVYRDTDLGRRSPLTAALAVLQRDGALDRVRLRGLAQEDVAALARSLLGSDDVAARVYARTDGNAFFVEEVLRGLAESDAPDVPESVRQAVGARLSGLSEEANELLAAAAVLGLEHDARVLEATAAIAPSVAEQAVDEVLRAHLLRPAAAPQHFEFAHALVRETVLDEINVLRRARLHRRAAEALSALGEERHLEEIAMHLFEAASAGDAREAAAMLERAGRRAFERLAYEDAAERFGRALEALSLAGGEDEAGPLLLARGHALLRAGDVDEARAAFSSARALARRTGDPSLVAEAALGFAGLGIAIIDVDQATVARLEEALELVEDDALRSRLLARLAVELYYAPDRTRSELLSSSAVDAARASRDESAVASALGARHVALWRPDRLDERLAAADEMIAAARAAGERHTELQARNWRVSDLFELGDMVACRAEMARHGELAQELRLPAFEWYTPLWAGLLATLAGRFEEAEPLLAEAEQAGGRAGDRNAELFAEMIRFCGQMSREAFDEIEMAFLEDKIANSPAGPAYRGSYSWILAGLGETARAQEMLATAMSEPQAFDANWISFQVECSEASVLLGHATHAQTLYERLVPYAGRPATAGRAATSFGAVDRSLGGLAALLGRQDAAVQHLEDALRLDELTGCLIWREHAERRLRQLRPRAYSPSGCRAT, from the coding sequence ATGCTCGACGTGCGCCTCGCGGGCGGGCTCGCAGTGGCGGCGGATGGCGAGGAGCTGCCGGCGCCGGCCTCGCGCCGGGCGCGCTCGCTGCTCGCCTACCTCGCGCTGCGGCCGGGGCCACAGTCGCGCGCGCAGCTTGCGGCGCGCTTCTGGCCGGAGGTGCTCGACGAGTCGGCGCGCGCGAGCCTCAGAGTGGCGCTCACCGAGCTGCGCCAGGCGCTCGGTGCGGCGGCGAGCCACCTCGTGGCCACGCGCGACACGGTCGCGCTCGAGGGCGCTGACCTTCGCGTGGACACGCGCGCATTCGACGAGGCACTGGCACGCGGCGACGTGACCGCCGCGCTCGCTGCGTGCAGCGGAGAGATCCTCGACGGCTTCGAGGACGAGTGGGCCCTCGACGCGCGGCGCCAGCACGCGGAGCGGCTTGCCGAAGCGCTCGAGCACGCGGCGGCCTCTACCGACGATCCGCTCGAGGCTATTCGTCTTACGCGCGCGCAGGTCACGCTCGACCCGCTGGCCGAGGCGGCCAACCGCCGGCTGATCGAACGGCTCGCGGCGGCCGGTGACCGGGCGGCCGCCCTCGCGGCCGGGCGGCAGTTCACCGAACGGCTTCGCGCACAGCTCGGCATCCCGCCCTCACCGGAGACGCGCGCGCTCATCGACGCCCTGCGCCGTCCCGAGGTGCCCCCAATTCCGCCGCCCGCCGCCGTGACACGCGCGCACGACACCCAGTTCGTGGGCCGCCACGCGGAGCTCGACCGGCTGCGCGCCTCGTGGGGAGGCGTGCAGATGCACAGCGACCGGCGGGTGGTGCTGGTGGCGGGCGAGCCCGGCGTCGGCAAGACGCGCCTGGTGGGCCACTTCGCCTCGGCCGCGCTCGATGAGGGTGCCACCGTGCTGCTCGGCCGCTGCTCCGAGGAGCCGCTCGCCCCCTTCGAGCCCTTCGCCGAGGGGCTGCGGCAGGCGGGCGCGGCCGAGGCACTGCGGCCTGGCGACAGCGAGGATGCGGGCGCGCGCCACCGCCTGTTCGACACGGTTGATGCCACGCTCTCCCAGATCGCTTCGCGCGCACCTCTGCTCCTCGTGCTCGACGACCTCCAGTGGGCCGACCCGGGCACGCTCCTTCTGCTGACCTTCCTCGTGCGGTCTCCCCGTCCGGGTCCGCTGCTCGTGCTCGGCGTGTACAGGGACACTGACCTCGGCCGGCGCAGCCCCCTCACGGCGGCGCTGGCGGTGCTGCAGCGAGACGGCGCGCTCGACAGAGTGCGCCTGCGCGGCCTCGCACAGGAAGACGTCGCGGCGCTCGCACGCTCGCTGCTCGGCTCCGACGACGTTGCGGCGCGGGTGTACGCGCGCACCGACGGCAACGCCTTCTTCGTGGAGGAGGTGCTGCGCGGCCTGGCCGAGTCCGACGCGCCGGACGTGCCGGAGAGCGTGCGCCAGGCCGTGGGTGCGCGGCTCTCGGGTCTGAGCGAGGAGGCGAACGAGCTGCTGGCAGCCGCCGCCGTCCTCGGCCTGGAGCATGACGCGCGGGTGCTCGAGGCCACAGCGGCGATCGCGCCCTCGGTCGCCGAGCAGGCAGTGGACGAGGTGCTGCGTGCGCACCTCCTGCGCCCCGCCGCCGCGCCGCAGCACTTCGAGTTCGCCCACGCCCTCGTGCGCGAGACGGTGCTCGACGAAATCAACGTGCTGCGCCGCGCCCGGCTGCACCGGCGCGCGGCCGAGGCGCTGAGTGCGCTCGGCGAGGAACGGCATCTCGAGGAGATCGCCATGCATCTCTTCGAGGCGGCGTCGGCCGGCGATGCCCGCGAAGCGGCGGCGATGCTCGAGCGCGCCGGCCGGCGGGCATTCGAGCGCTTGGCCTACGAGGACGCCGCGGAGCGCTTCGGGCGCGCGCTCGAGGCATTGAGCCTGGCCGGCGGAGAGGACGAGGCCGGGCCGCTGCTGCTCGCTCGCGGTCACGCTCTGCTGCGCGCCGGCGACGTCGACGAGGCCCGCGCGGCGTTCTCCTCCGCACGGGCGCTGGCTCGCCGCACCGGCGACCCGTCGCTCGTGGCCGAGGCGGCACTCGGCTTCGCGGGGCTCGGCATCGCGATCATCGACGTGGACCAGGCCACGGTCGCCCGACTCGAGGAGGCGCTCGAGCTAGTGGAGGACGATGCGCTCCGCTCGCGCCTCCTGGCGCGGCTCGCGGTCGAGCTCTACTACGCGCCCGACCGCACGCGCTCGGAGCTGCTCAGCTCGAGCGCGGTGGACGCGGCGCGGGCTTCGCGAGATGAGAGCGCGGTGGCTTCCGCCCTCGGCGCTCGGCACGTTGCGCTCTGGCGACCGGACCGGCTTGACGAACGTCTGGCGGCCGCCGACGAGATGATCGCGGCGGCGCGCGCCGCGGGCGAGCGTCACACCGAGCTTCAGGCGCGCAACTGGCGCGTGTCCGATCTCTTCGAGCTGGGGGACATGGTGGCCTGCCGGGCGGAAATGGCTCGCCACGGCGAGCTGGCGCAGGAGCTGCGGCTGCCGGCCTTCGAGTGGTACACGCCGCTGTGGGCGGGCCTGCTGGCCACGCTCGCCGGCCGCTTCGAGGAAGCGGAGCCGCTGCTGGCGGAAGCCGAGCAGGCGGGCGGGCGCGCCGGCGATCGCAATGCCGAGCTCTTCGCCGAGATGATTCGCTTCTGCGGCCAGATGAGCCGCGAGGCGTTCGACGAGATCGAGATGGCGTTCCTCGAGGACAAGATCGCGAACTCGCCGGCCGGGCCCGCTTACCGCGGCTCCTACTCATGGATCCTGGCGGGCCTCGGCGAGACGGCGCGCGCGCAGGAGATGCTCGCCACCGCGATGTCCGAGCCGCAGGCGTTCGACGCGAACTGGATCTCGTTCCAGGTGGAGTGCTCCGAGGCGAGCGTGCTGCTCGGCCACGCCACCCACGCGCAAACGCTGTATGAGCGCCTGGTGCCCTACGCCGGCCGTCCCGCCACCGCGGGCAGGGCCGCCACCAGCTTCGGGGCGGTCGACCGCTCGCTGGGCGGCTTGGCGGCGCTGCTCGGCCGCCAGGACGCAGCGGTCCAACACCTGGAGGACGCGCTGCGCCTGGACGAGCTGACGGGCTGCCTGATCTGGCGCGAGCACGCCGAGCGGCGGCTCAGGCAGTTGCGTCCGCGCGCCTACAGCCCGAGCGGATGCCGTGCCACGTAA
- a CDS encoding MFS transporter: MTSPHSRDLRLLAGAAGLSALGDFMAVFPLILHVQQRTGSAFAVSALIFALWGPLVLAAGAAGAIVDRFENRALLAGVSLLQAAVVVAMIAGLDSLWALLPLMTVLGLGVAVSQAAEFALVPAAAGPEASAGRANGLMESARSLGFTVGPLAGGALAAAGLLWLALALDAASFALVAAAALALHARRRPATTQDAEAPPRARDGFVFLTRERDLAIALGGAVAALALFSMSATAEPFFVTDVLEAGGVAYGLLLTSWTLGMAAGAAGLAHRVSPPRLAAAGLSAVVLQGLGIAGGAVSPVIWVALIGFTFGGVAHGVKNVLLRTLIHERVPDALRGRAFAAYNGARNGAELGALVLGGIAVGALGARAALLIAGLGPAAIGGGCLLLLVIRHRAAVAATTNEGSVLHARVQG, translated from the coding sequence ATGACCTCTCCGCACAGCCGGGACCTCCGCCTACTCGCCGGCGCGGCAGGGCTTTCGGCCCTCGGAGACTTCATGGCCGTCTTCCCGCTCATCCTCCACGTGCAGCAGCGGACCGGCTCTGCCTTTGCCGTCTCGGCGCTGATCTTCGCCCTGTGGGGCCCGCTCGTGCTCGCCGCGGGCGCGGCCGGCGCGATCGTCGATCGCTTCGAGAACCGGGCGTTGCTCGCAGGCGTGTCGCTGCTTCAGGCGGCGGTGGTGGTGGCGATGATCGCGGGACTCGACAGCCTCTGGGCGCTGCTGCCGCTGATGACCGTGCTCGGGCTCGGCGTGGCCGTGAGCCAGGCCGCCGAGTTCGCGCTCGTGCCCGCGGCGGCGGGGCCGGAGGCGAGTGCCGGGCGGGCCAACGGGCTCATGGAGTCCGCCCGCTCGCTCGGGTTCACGGTTGGTCCGCTGGCAGGCGGTGCACTGGCAGCCGCCGGGCTCCTGTGGCTCGCGCTCGCCCTCGACGCGGCGTCGTTCGCGCTCGTGGCCGCGGCCGCGCTGGCGCTGCACGCGCGCCGCCGGCCCGCAACCACCCAGGACGCCGAGGCGCCGCCACGAGCCCGCGACGGCTTCGTGTTCCTCACGCGCGAGCGCGATCTGGCGATCGCCCTCGGCGGCGCGGTGGCCGCACTGGCGCTCTTTTCGATGTCCGCCACCGCCGAGCCCTTCTTCGTCACGGACGTACTCGAAGCGGGCGGCGTCGCCTACGGGCTGTTGCTCACCTCGTGGACGCTGGGCATGGCGGCGGGCGCGGCCGGGCTCGCGCACCGCGTGAGCCCGCCGCGGCTGGCGGCCGCGGGGCTCTCCGCCGTGGTCCTGCAGGGACTCGGCATCGCCGGTGGAGCCGTGTCGCCCGTGATCTGGGTGGCGCTGATCGGCTTCACCTTCGGCGGCGTGGCGCACGGAGTGAAGAACGTGCTGCTGCGGACCCTCATACACGAGCGCGTGCCGGACGCACTGCGAGGCCGCGCCTTCGCCGCCTACAACGGCGCCCGCAACGGCGCCGAGCTGGGCGCGCTCGTGCTCGGCGGCATCGCGGTGGGCGCGCTCGGAGCGCGCGCCGCGCTGCTCATCGCCGGTCTAGGCCCTGCCGCGATCGGCGGCGGCTGCCTGCTGCTTCTCGTCATCCGCCACCGCGCCGCGGTGGCGGCAACCACGAACGAAGGGAGTGTGCTTCATGCACGTGTCCAAGGATGA
- a CDS encoding DUF1269 domain-containing protein, whose amino-acid sequence MTLDLALIVFPHVDAADHAFADASQAGGNAAWLREAAVVEHHRRDRISVRGTVAGHYVDEDDEGDAMGKSTVEGALTGAVAGAVFGPAGMAAGFAAGGTIGGVAQADSAPHNHSALFDELRADVPEKSSAIVLLAAPAHVDRMVAAFEGRQDAKLIRHGLSDEAAASLQAAVAQSPAVLQGGGS is encoded by the coding sequence ATGACGCTCGACCTCGCTCTGATCGTCTTTCCGCACGTGGACGCAGCGGACCACGCCTTCGCGGACGCAAGCCAGGCCGGCGGTAACGCCGCCTGGCTCCGCGAGGCGGCCGTGGTGGAGCATCACAGGCGCGACCGCATCTCCGTGCGCGGCACCGTGGCGGGCCACTACGTCGACGAGGACGACGAGGGCGACGCGATGGGAAAGAGCACGGTCGAAGGCGCGCTCACCGGAGCGGTGGCCGGCGCGGTGTTCGGGCCTGCGGGGATGGCCGCCGGTTTCGCGGCCGGCGGAACGATCGGAGGGGTGGCGCAGGCGGACAGCGCGCCTCACAACCACAGCGCGCTGTTCGACGAGTTGCGCGCCGACGTGCCGGAGAAGTCTTCGGCGATCGTGCTGCTGGCGGCCCCCGCGCACGTCGACCGGATGGTCGCCGCGTTCGAGGGCCGCCAGGACGCGAAGCTGATCCGCCACGGGCTCTCGGACGAGGCCGCGGCCTCGCTTCAGGCCGCGGTGGCTCAGTCGCCCGCCGTGCTCCAGGGTGGCGGCTCGTAG
- a CDS encoding SHOCT domain-containing protein produces the protein MLVFFGFVIWLWMLFAVLVDVFRRHDASGWVKAGWTVLIIVLPFLGVLIYLIAHGRDMAERRAQDVQTSQAQFDQHIRTVAGGGGGAASEISQAKELLDSGAITQAEFEEIKRHALAARSGDRVPAATA, from the coding sequence ATGCTCGTCTTCTTCGGATTCGTGATCTGGCTCTGGATGCTGTTCGCGGTCCTGGTGGACGTGTTCCGCCGGCATGACGCCTCCGGCTGGGTCAAGGCCGGCTGGACGGTGCTCATCATCGTTCTGCCGTTCCTCGGCGTGCTGATCTACCTGATCGCCCACGGCCGTGACATGGCCGAGCGCCGGGCGCAGGACGTGCAGACGAGCCAGGCCCAGTTCGACCAGCACATCCGCACGGTGGCGGGTGGCGGCGGTGGCGCGGCCAGCGAGATCAGCCAGGCCAAGGAGCTGCTCGACAGCGGCGCCATCACACAGGCCGAGTTCGAAGAGATCAAGCGGCACGCTCTCGCTGCCCGTTCTGGCGACCGGGTGCCCGCGGCCACCGCATAG
- a CDS encoding diacylglycerol kinase family protein — MRRRLYAAAALLLLTAAVVIAIVTFIQNFPRGIAVAACLFAAVAMAWWGLVHERLARTLAIALAGALLLGAVLLVVLEGEALKDALVVVAFLLSVSAARQAFATRAELPDGPRPQRAVLFYNPKSGGGKAERFRVADEARARGVEPIELRLGDDLRELVDRAVAGGADALSMAGGDGSQAIVAAAAAEHGLPYACIPSGTRNHFALDLGVDRDDVVGALDALVAGRERVVDLAEVNGRVFVNNVSLGVYAEAVQQEGYRDAKLRTLLDTAPRVLGANGSELDLHWNGPDGQEYVRAAVLLVSNDPYRLGRALGSGTRPRLDGGVLGVAAFTGSNRSAQPPRVEEWCVESFEVRSAGRIAAGVDGEALVFDSPVRFHTRPAALRVLIAPQHPGASPSARLPDTPWGMFGALARMTFGRAAT; from the coding sequence GTGAGGCGCCGACTCTACGCCGCGGCCGCGCTGCTGCTCCTGACGGCGGCGGTGGTGATCGCGATCGTCACCTTCATTCAGAACTTCCCGCGTGGCATCGCGGTGGCGGCGTGCCTGTTCGCCGCGGTGGCGATGGCGTGGTGGGGGCTCGTGCACGAACGCCTCGCGCGTACTCTGGCCATCGCACTGGCCGGTGCGCTGCTCTTGGGCGCGGTGCTGCTGGTGGTGCTCGAGGGCGAGGCGCTGAAGGACGCGCTCGTGGTGGTGGCGTTCCTGCTGTCGGTGTCCGCCGCGCGGCAGGCATTCGCCACGCGCGCCGAGCTGCCGGACGGCCCCCGGCCCCAGCGGGCGGTCCTCTTCTACAACCCCAAGTCGGGCGGTGGGAAGGCCGAGCGCTTCCGCGTGGCGGACGAGGCGCGGGCGCGCGGTGTGGAGCCGATCGAGCTGCGGCTCGGCGACGACCTCCGTGAACTCGTGGACCGTGCGGTGGCCGGCGGGGCGGACGCGCTGTCGATGGCCGGCGGCGACGGCTCGCAGGCGATCGTCGCGGCTGCCGCGGCCGAGCACGGCCTGCCCTATGCGTGCATTCCGTCGGGCACGCGCAACCACTTCGCGCTCGACCTGGGCGTGGATCGCGATGACGTGGTGGGCGCCCTCGACGCGCTCGTGGCGGGGCGCGAGCGGGTGGTCGACCTGGCCGAGGTGAACGGCCGGGTGTTCGTGAACAACGTGTCGCTCGGGGTGTATGCCGAGGCGGTGCAGCAGGAGGGCTATCGAGACGCCAAGCTGCGCACCCTCCTCGATACCGCTCCGCGCGTGCTCGGTGCAAACGGCAGCGAGCTGGATCTCCACTGGAACGGGCCCGACGGACAGGAGTACGTGAGGGCGGCCGTGCTGCTCGTCTCGAACGACCCGTACCGGCTCGGTCGCGCGCTCGGGTCGGGCACCCGTCCCCGGCTCGACGGTGGAGTGCTCGGGGTGGCCGCCTTCACGGGAAGCAACCGGAGCGCGCAGCCTCCTCGTGTGGAGGAGTGGTGTGTGGAGTCGTTCGAGGTCCGCTCCGCCGGGCGCATCGCGGCCGGCGTGGACGGCGAGGCGCTCGTGTTCGATTCGCCGGTGCGCTTCCACACGCGGCCCGCCGCGCTGCGCGTGTTGATCGCGCCGCAGCACCCCGGAGCGTCGCCATCCGCACGGCTGCCCGATACGCCGTGGGGAATGTTCGGGGCCCTCGCCCGGATGACGTTCGGCCGCGCAGCGACCTAG
- a CDS encoding CHAD domain-containing protein, whose translation MNGRNVRVAAALIVVLWAIVQIEGRRPRRAEQDDGTLEGVEIERKFLVYELPDLSDHPGEEIEQGYLALDGEVELRVRRAGTSTLITMKAGGGESRFEEEFEIDPARFKELWKFTAGRRLRKTRHRIDAGDGLLYELDVYAGWLTGLAVVEVEFPTLEASAGFEPPDWFGPEVTGEPQYKNQALAQLESNARAERVFKLHMREPVADGIRRIARGQIEEVLDRLEGRTDEGFGTAVHESRKSLKRLRAIVRLVRDEVGDDVYRRENACFRDVGRALSGPRDAHILIEALDSLTERYSDETADLTAFRAQLERAYEALQAELTEGSPLLAELAAELRAAEDRVADWRLRDRGFRLVSPGLDRAYRRGRRAYRAALDDPSPEHLHEWRKRVKDLWYSLQILEEAGPRRIKKLASEAHDLSDLLGEDHDFVVLEQRSAGPGADLSEGSLAALRGMSERRRGELQAQAFHMAPGLYRKAPAAFVDRVRRGWRKHGGAK comes from the coding sequence ATGAACGGGCGGAACGTGCGCGTGGCCGCCGCCCTCATCGTGGTGCTGTGGGCGATCGTGCAGATCGAGGGGCGGCGCCCGCGGCGGGCGGAGCAGGATGATGGGACCTTGGAGGGAGTGGAGATCGAGCGCAAGTTCCTCGTCTACGAGCTTCCGGACCTGTCCGACCATCCGGGGGAGGAGATCGAGCAGGGCTACCTGGCGCTCGACGGCGAGGTGGAGCTGCGCGTGCGGCGAGCCGGCACCTCCACGCTCATCACGATGAAGGCGGGCGGCGGCGAGTCGCGCTTCGAGGAGGAGTTCGAGATCGACCCCGCGCGCTTCAAGGAGCTGTGGAAGTTCACGGCGGGACGCAGGCTCCGCAAGACACGTCACAGGATCGACGCCGGCGACGGGCTCCTCTACGAGCTCGACGTGTACGCGGGCTGGCTCACGGGCCTCGCGGTGGTGGAGGTGGAGTTCCCCACGCTCGAGGCGAGCGCCGGCTTCGAGCCGCCCGACTGGTTCGGCCCCGAGGTCACGGGAGAGCCTCAGTACAAGAACCAGGCGCTCGCGCAGCTCGAGTCGAACGCCCGCGCCGAGCGAGTGTTCAAGCTGCACATGCGCGAGCCGGTGGCGGATGGCATCCGCCGCATCGCGCGCGGCCAGATCGAGGAGGTGCTCGACAGGCTCGAGGGGCGCACCGACGAGGGCTTCGGCACCGCCGTGCACGAGTCGCGCAAGTCGCTCAAGCGGCTGCGCGCGATCGTGAGGCTCGTGCGCGATGAGGTGGGCGACGACGTGTACCGCCGCGAGAACGCATGCTTCCGCGACGTCGGCCGCGCGCTGTCCGGCCCGCGCGACGCGCACATTCTCATCGAGGCGCTCGACTCGCTCACCGAGCGCTACTCGGACGAGACTGCGGACCTGACGGCCTTTCGCGCGCAGCTCGAGCGCGCGTACGAGGCGCTGCAGGCGGAGCTCACAGAGGGCTCGCCGCTCCTGGCCGAGCTGGCCGCGGAACTGCGCGCCGCGGAGGACCGTGTGGCGGACTGGCGGCTGCGCGACCGCGGCTTCCGGCTCGTGTCACCGGGCCTCGACCGCGCGTACCGAAGGGGCCGCCGCGCCTACCGCGCCGCGCTGGACGATCCGAGCCCGGAGCACCTGCACGAGTGGCGCAAGCGCGTGAAGGACCTCTGGTACTCGCTTCAGATACTCGAGGAGGCCGGGCCGCGACGCATCAAGAAGCTTGCCTCAGAGGCACACGACCTCTCCGACCTGCTCGGCGAAGACCACGACTTCGTGGTGCTCGAGCAGCGTTCCGCAGGTCCCGGCGCCGACCTGTCGGAGGGGTCCCTCGCTGCGCTCCGCGGCATGAGCGAGCGGCGCCGGGGCGAGCTTCAGGCGCAGGCGTTCCACATGGCTCCGGGCCTGTACCGCAAGGCGCCCGCGGCGTTCGTGGACCGGGTGAGGCGCGGCTGGCGGAAGCATGGGGGCGCGAAGTGA